The following are from one region of the Arcobacter defluvii genome:
- the miaA gene encoding tRNA (adenosine(37)-N6)-dimethylallyltransferase MiaA yields MKEIAIIGSTASGKTALSLEIASKTNSIILSLDSLCVYKEIDIVSAKPTLEERGNIVHFGIDEVYPNVDFDVIKFMELYKTAKNYALENDKNLIIVGGTGFYLKALIDGLSLGVETKIKLDISQYEAYELLYSIDKEYMQKIVKNDRYRIEKAYAIYKETGFTPTKYFEKNPKVPLAKNLKIFEILWDKEELKKRITLRTNIMMKSGLIDEIIYLEKKYTRAPNCMSSIGIIETLEYLDGKLSKIELEEKISLNTAKLAKRQNTFNKSQFLDKTSNIIENLNSDIIKYFSL; encoded by the coding sequence ATGAAAGAAATTGCAATTATAGGCTCAACAGCCTCAGGAAAAACTGCCCTATCTTTAGAAATTGCTTCAAAAACGAACTCTATAATTCTATCATTAGATTCACTTTGTGTTTATAAAGAAATAGACATTGTTTCAGCAAAACCAACACTTGAAGAAAGAGGAAATATTGTTCATTTTGGGATTGATGAAGTTTATCCAAACGTTGATTTTGATGTTATAAAATTTATGGAACTTTATAAAACTGCAAAAAATTATGCTTTAGAAAATGATAAAAATTTAATCATCGTTGGAGGAACAGGTTTTTATCTAAAAGCTTTGATAGATGGTTTGTCTTTAGGTGTAGAAACAAAAATTAAACTTGATATATCTCAATATGAAGCATATGAACTTTTATATTCAATAGATAAAGAATATATGCAAAAAATTGTAAAAAATGATAGATATAGGATTGAAAAAGCTTATGCTATTTATAAAGAAACAGGATTTACACCAACCAAATATTTTGAAAAAAATCCTAAAGTTCCACTTGCTAAAAATTTAAAAATATTTGAAATATTATGGGATAAGGAAGAGTTAAAAAAAAGAATAACTTTACGAACAAATATTATGATGAAATCAGGACTAATTGATGAAATTATTTATTTAGAAAAAAAATATACAAGAGCACCTAATTGTATGTCATCTATTGGTATAATTGAAACATTAGAATATTTGGATGGTAAATTATCAAAAATAGAACTTGAAGAAAAAATTTCATTAAATACAGCAAAACTTGCAAAAAGACAAAATACTTTTAATAAATCTCAATTCTTAGATAAGACTTCAAATATAATAGAAAACTTAAATTCAGATATTATTAAGTATTTTTCGTTATAA
- the rsmI gene encoding 16S rRNA (cytidine(1402)-2'-O)-methyltransferase produces the protein MLCLVPTPIGNLEDISNRSLKVLEESELIFCEDTRVTKKLLSLLGEKYNLDFSNKEYKSFHSHNENQILKTLDKETFTKNVVYVSDAGMPCVSDPGATLVDFCIKNQIPYDVLPGANAILTAYAMSGFTHTTFSFYGFLDHKGASRASKLDEILNDDKLSILYESPHRLLKLLEELNEKEPNRTIFLAKEITKLHQTTYKDSASNIFKEFKNINIKGEWVVVIEPKEKIGLNLELNDILPLDLAPKVKAKLIAKITGQSIKEVYQQILDNMPS, from the coding sequence ATGTTGTGCTTAGTTCCGACTCCAATAGGAAATTTGGAAGATATCTCAAACAGGTCTTTAAAAGTCCTTGAGGAGTCTGAACTAATTTTTTGTGAAGATACAAGAGTAACAAAAAAACTGCTAAGTCTTTTAGGTGAAAAATATAACCTAGACTTTTCAAATAAAGAATATAAATCTTTTCACTCTCATAATGAAAATCAAATTTTAAAAACTTTAGATAAAGAGACTTTTACTAAAAATGTTGTTTACGTAAGTGATGCTGGAATGCCTTGTGTTAGTGACCCTGGTGCTACACTTGTAGATTTTTGTATAAAAAATCAAATTCCTTATGATGTACTTCCTGGTGCAAATGCAATTTTAACTGCCTATGCAATGAGTGGATTTACACATACAACTTTTTCTTTTTATGGATTTTTAGACCATAAAGGAGCTAGTCGTGCTTCAAAACTTGATGAAATTTTAAATGATGATAAATTATCAATCCTTTACGAATCACCTCATAGGCTTTTAAAACTTCTTGAAGAATTAAATGAAAAAGAACCAAATAGGACAATATTTTTAGCAAAAGAGATAACAAAACTTCACCAAACCACTTATAAAGATTCAGCTTCAAATATTTTTAAAGAGTTTAAAAATATAAATATAAAAGGTGAATGGGTTGTAGTAATTGAACCAAAAGAAAAAATTGGTTTAAATCTTGAACTAAATGACATACTACCTTTAGATTTAGCTCCAAAAGTTAAAGCAAAACTTATTGCTAAAATAACTGGGCAATCAATCAAAGAGGTTTATCAACAAATTTTGGATAATATGCCGTCATGA
- the rlmB gene encoding 23S rRNA (guanosine(2251)-2'-O)-methyltransferase RlmB, whose protein sequence is MIIYGKQIVLYVLDNHPHLIEEVFLSKEIDKKLFTRFAKLDKKIHKLDNQKAQALAKGGNHQGFFLKLTPVGYTDIKEFKKMNFILVLDGVTDVGNIGAIARTAYSLGIEGLIASNIKTVNDSGVLRTSSGALLDLPFLVHPRSADLASELIDCGFTLIGATMDGVDLKKYGKIEKTDKVALFLGSEGEGISPKVAKKLDLKVSIAMEHEFDSLNVSVAAGILIYNLKR, encoded by the coding sequence ATGATAATATATGGAAAACAAATCGTACTTTATGTACTTGACAATCACCCGCATCTAATAGAAGAAGTTTTTCTTTCAAAAGAAATTGATAAAAAACTTTTTACAAGGTTTGCAAAACTTGATAAAAAAATTCATAAATTGGATAATCAAAAAGCTCAAGCATTAGCAAAAGGTGGAAACCATCAAGGTTTCTTTTTAAAACTTACACCAGTTGGTTATACAGATATTAAAGAATTCAAAAAAATGAATTTTATTTTAGTATTAGATGGTGTTACAGATGTTGGAAACATTGGAGCAATTGCAAGAACTGCATATTCTTTAGGAATTGAAGGGTTAATTGCTTCAAACATAAAAACTGTAAATGATTCAGGAGTTTTACGAACTAGTTCTGGGGCTTTACTTGATTTACCATTTTTAGTTCATCCAAGATCAGCTGATTTAGCTAGTGAGTTAATCGATTGTGGCTTTACATTAATTGGTGCAACAATGGATGGAGTAGATTTAAAAAAATATGGAAAAATAGAAAAAACTGATAAAGTTGCGCTTTTTTTAGGAAGTGAAGGGGAAGGAATTTCTCCAAAAGTTGCTAAAAAACTAGACTTAAAAGTTTCTATTGCTATGGAACATGAATTTGATTCTTTAAACGTTTCTGTTGCTGCTGGGATTTTAATTTATAATCTAAAAAGATAA
- the rpmE gene encoding 50S ribosomal protein L31 translates to MKKDIHPDYKVCTISCACGNTFETKSNVESLRIDICSSCHPFFTGEQKLVDAAGRVEKFKAKYNMAK, encoded by the coding sequence ATGAAAAAAGATATTCATCCAGATTACAAAGTTTGTACAATTTCTTGTGCTTGTGGTAACACTTTTGAAACAAAATCAAATGTTGAGTCTTTAAGAATCGATATTTGTTCATCTTGTCACCCATTCTTCACTGGTGAGCAAAAACTTGTTGATGCTGCTGGTAGAGTTGAGAAATTCAAAGCTAAATATAACATGGCTAAATAG
- the mqnP gene encoding menaquinone biosynthesis prenyltransferase MqnP encodes MNKLIKKLNDFNELVMFKHSIFSLPFIFIAMVVSANGWFGFKLLVLGILAALTARNFAMGFNRFLDRDIDALNPRTINRPNVDGRISPTSMFIFVSLNALGFVVVAYFVNDLALYLSVPILIIIGSYSYFKRFSYFAHIILGISLGLAPIAGVVAVSETIPLWSIVLSIGVMFWVAGFDLLYSLQDIEVDKKLKLHSIPSKFGVEKTMLISKVFHILTVVFWLLFVIFSDSSYFAYLAVILSAIMLSYEHYLVNKDFRKIDKAFFTVNGYLGIIFFILIVMDNIFF; translated from the coding sequence ATGAATAAACTAATAAAAAAACTTAATGATTTCAATGAACTTGTAATGTTCAAACACTCAATTTTTTCATTGCCTTTTATTTTTATTGCAATGGTTGTATCAGCAAATGGTTGGTTTGGTTTTAAACTTTTAGTTTTAGGTATTTTAGCAGCCTTAACAGCAAGAAATTTTGCAATGGGATTTAATAGATTTTTAGATAGAGATATAGATGCTTTAAATCCAAGAACTATAAATAGACCAAATGTAGATGGTAGAATTAGCCCTACTTCTATGTTTATATTTGTTTCTTTAAATGCCTTAGGATTCGTAGTGGTTGCTTATTTTGTAAATGATTTAGCTTTATATTTATCAGTACCAATTTTAATAATAATTGGTTCATACTCATACTTTAAAAGATTTTCATATTTTGCTCATATTATTTTAGGAATATCTTTAGGTCTTGCTCCAATTGCTGGTGTTGTTGCAGTTAGTGAAACTATCCCTCTTTGGTCAATTGTTTTAAGTATTGGAGTTATGTTTTGGGTTGCTGGATTTGATTTACTCTATTCCTTACAAGATATAGAAGTTGATAAAAAACTAAAACTTCATTCTATTCCATCAAAGTTTGGTGTTGAAAAAACAATGCTCATTTCAAAAGTTTTTCATATCTTAACAGTTGTTTTTTGGCTTTTATTTGTAATCTTTTCTGATAGCTCTTATTTTGCTTATCTTGCAGTAATCTTAAGTGCAATTATGCTTAGTTATGAACACTATTTAGTAAATAAAGATTTTAGAAAGATTGACAAAGCATTTTTTACTGTAAATGGTTACTTAGGAATAATATTTTTTATACTTATAGTAATGGATAATATTTTCTTTTAA